In Miscanthus floridulus cultivar M001 chromosome 5, ASM1932011v1, whole genome shotgun sequence, one genomic interval encodes:
- the LOC136454652 gene encoding uncharacterized protein has protein sequence MVTEAKTVPADDMEILELELPHASAKSKKIKEVQKLLYAILITLRKLRHYFKYYKIAVVTEFPLGDILHNKEANGRIIKWAVELSTYSIEFRSRPTIKSQALANFVAEWTEIQEPIAAACPEHWVIYFDGALNINSADVGILFITPTKDKLRYILQIHFLASNNVVEYEACLHGLRIAVALGVKCLMVYRDSALVINQLNKDWSCSSMKMNAYCAEIRKLEGKFYGIKYHHVDLLAPSIKEDKEVKEVPPAKQLVLTVPSPVIDWRNQFIKYLTSVEVPADKTETKCLVHRSKLYMLVDGSLMRKSAKEGILQKCITQEEGVKLLLEIHSGSYGNHAASRTLVGKAFQGLDMIGPFKPVPGGFWYVYVTVDKFSKWIEYKPLVLAMAKKVVDLFEDIIHRFGLPNSIIIDLGATFIGHHF, from the exons atggtcaccgaagccaagacagtacccgccgatgacatggagattctagagctTGAGCTTCCccatgcctccgccaagtccaagaaaATCAAGGAG gtacaaaagctgttatatgcaattttgattacaTTGCGCAAGCTCCGGCATTACTttaaatactacaagatcgccgtggtcactgagtttccCCTAGGGGACATTCTTCacaacaaagaagccaatggccgcatcataaAATGGGCTGTTGAGCTTAgcacctattccattgaatttagaagcagacctaccattaagtcgcaGGCGCTCGCTaactttgtcgctgaatggactgagatccaagagcccatcgccgctgctTGCCCCGAGCATTGGGTGATATACTttgacggcgcccttaacatcaatagtGCCGatgtgggcattctgttcattacaccgaccaaggataagctacgttaCATTCTTCAGATACACTTCctggcctccaacaatgtcgtggaatacgaagcatgtctccacggtctTCGTATAGCCGTCGCACTCGGTgttaaatgcctcatggtgtacagAGACTCCgcactggttatcaaccagctcaacaaagactggtcttgttcCAGCATGAAGATGAatgcttactgcgctgaaattaggaagcttgaaggaaaattctatggcatcaagtatcaccatgtg gatctcctggcgccatccatcaaagaagataaggaagttaaGGAAGTTCCCCCTGCCAAGCagttggtacttacagtaccttcgccggTCATCGATTGGAGGaatcaattcatcaagtacctcaccagcgtcgAGGTACCCGCAGACAAGACTGAAACTAAATGCCTTGTTCATCGAAGCAAGCTTTACATGTTGGTGGATGgcagcctgatgaggaaaagtgctaaggaagggatactacagaaatgcatcacccaagaggagggagtgaagttgcttcttgaaattcactctggttcctacggcaaccatgcggcctcgagaacattgGTTGGCAAGGCCTTCCAA ggactggacatgatcgggcctttcaagccagtaccaggtggtttctggtacgtGTATGTCACcgttgacaagttctccaagtggattgaatataaaccgctcgtcttggCTATGGCAAAGAAGGTAGTTGACCtatttgaagatatcatccacagatttggtctaccaaacagcatcatcatcgATCTTGGAGCTACGTTCATTGGACATCACTTTTAG